Proteins encoded by one window of Chondromyces crocatus:
- a CDS encoding SMI1/KNR4 family protein, producing MREASDTGEASDASWERIEGFLGQRAPEVLSALSQGASEEGLARLEAGIGATLPDELKASLRRHAGSSRALFESWELHTLEAIGSTWSMLRGFLDDGTFPSEGSPLVQVEGPLRQVWWSPGWIPIAGNGAGDHLCVDLDPAEGGTRGQVLVYLHDHEKRSVLFTGFGAFLRTLADGVTQGEIVAIEDGHGELFGIWPRAAFASLGQRGFDTTGWAIRPREEEPVVVAAKPAPEDDGRKLLDLLLRKGALVLVPGTDRKALATGLGKIVRRTTAPEERAAAACAWLEGRAGVDELFISDEEMAEVLKVW from the coding sequence GTGCGCGAGGCGAGCGATACGGGCGAGGCGAGCGACGCGAGCTGGGAGCGGATCGAGGGCTTTCTCGGTCAGCGGGCTCCCGAGGTGCTGTCGGCGCTCTCGCAAGGAGCGAGCGAGGAGGGGCTCGCGCGGCTGGAGGCCGGGATCGGCGCGACGCTGCCTGACGAGCTGAAGGCGTCGCTGCGGCGGCACGCGGGCAGCTCGCGCGCGCTGTTCGAGAGCTGGGAGCTGCACACGCTGGAGGCGATCGGGTCGACCTGGTCGATGCTGCGGGGGTTCCTGGACGATGGGACGTTCCCGAGCGAGGGGTCGCCTCTCGTGCAGGTGGAAGGGCCCCTCCGGCAGGTGTGGTGGAGCCCGGGCTGGATCCCGATCGCGGGGAACGGAGCGGGCGATCACCTCTGCGTGGATCTGGATCCCGCCGAGGGGGGGACGCGCGGTCAGGTGCTGGTGTACCTGCACGATCACGAGAAGCGGTCGGTGCTGTTCACGGGGTTCGGGGCGTTCCTGCGTACGCTGGCCGATGGGGTGACGCAGGGGGAGATCGTGGCGATCGAGGACGGCCATGGGGAGCTGTTCGGGATCTGGCCGCGCGCCGCCTTCGCGTCGCTGGGGCAGCGGGGCTTCGACACGACGGGCTGGGCGATCCGGCCGCGCGAGGAGGAGCCGGTGGTGGTGGCGGCGAAGCCTGCACCCGAGGACGACGGGCGGAAGCTGCTCGATCTGCTGCTGCGGAAGGGAGCCTTGGTGCTGGTGCCTGGGACCGATCGGAAGGCGCTCGCGACGGGGCTGGGCAAGATCGTGCGGCGTACGACGGCGCCGGAGGAGCGGGCCGCGGCCGCGTGCGCGTGGCTCGAAGGTCGGGCGGGCGTGGATGAGCTGTTCATCTCCGACGAGGAGATGGCCGAGGTGCTGAAGGTGTGGTGA
- a CDS encoding acyl-CoA thioesterase, with translation MTDASRTNASRTSASRTDAPAPQRADYRHFLVVPTRWMDNDVYGHVNNVVYYSYFDTVINRYLIDEGGLDIVNGPVIGLAAESHCRYRRAVAFPTDLDAGLRVGKLGRSSVRYDIALFPRGEPDAAAEGWFVHVFVDRGTRRPAPLPDRLREALARLA, from the coding sequence ATGACCGACGCCTCACGCACCAACGCCTCACGCACCAGCGCCTCACGCACCGACGCCCCTGCCCCCCAGCGCGCCGACTACCGCCACTTCCTCGTCGTCCCCACCCGCTGGATGGACAACGACGTCTACGGCCACGTGAACAACGTCGTTTACTACTCGTACTTCGACACCGTCATCAACCGCTACCTCATCGACGAGGGCGGCCTCGACATCGTGAACGGCCCCGTCATCGGCCTCGCCGCCGAGTCCCACTGCCGCTACCGCCGCGCCGTCGCCTTCCCCACCGACCTCGACGCCGGCCTCCGCGTCGGCAAGCTCGGTCGCAGCAGCGTCCGCTACGACATCGCCCTCTTCCCCCGCGGCGAACCCGACGCTGCCGCCGAAGGGTGGTTCGTCCACGTCTTCGTCGACCGCGGGACCCGCCGCCCCGCCCCGCTCCCCGACCGGCTCCGCGAGGCGCTCGCCCGCCTCGCTTGA